In a single window of the Rhodothermales bacterium genome:
- a CDS encoding transglycosylase SLT domain-containing protein codes for MPRSILLLALVCLLPQLALAQSPADDAKLSARPAELLPPTPAGQWIEDNLTENGALVDGDSLSAPDLARRVARLYANQSEMLVAEVEGDIDRYEDLLDATMRDLRQLAQRPGVLEQPRFRELYRSVMTEHEQYYGPDTDLALERGDIFAIRAAMFAALDSVDEPLLEDVELPTSVMATFPMEINRAVESHIQFLLRKTGHLRAVRSRAETYFPMIEQILAEEGVPDELKYLAVIESALNPRAHSWAGASGMWQFIPATGRHSGLTVTREYDERLNPEKATRAAARHLKELYAMFGDWQLAISGYNCNPAKIRRELARAEARLGRKATFWDIYNNIPRETRGYVPAFIATALIMSNPDAFHLPDVEAGPRYEFDLVPVRGGTTLATVAEHAGTDLRTLQALNPAYRRSLVPQSAGTQMVRIPAGHYTRHASRVDRLAGRSNTTAPRTVAYHGSNRRIIAFASAQDNARLSASGPSAPMIPVSEVAANVRGDRSATPSRSTASTRSAAPTTQRIRYRVRRGDTLTKIARRYDVTLSQLRDWNSIRGSKIRIGQQLTIHQPRSTRG; via the coding sequence ATGCCGCGCTCGATCCTCCTCCTCGCCCTGGTCTGCCTCCTGCCTCAGCTCGCGCTCGCGCAGAGTCCGGCAGACGACGCGAAGCTCTCGGCCCGCCCCGCCGAACTCCTCCCGCCGACCCCGGCCGGGCAATGGATCGAGGACAACCTCACCGAGAACGGCGCCCTCGTCGACGGCGACTCCCTCTCGGCACCGGATCTGGCCCGCCGCGTGGCCCGGCTCTACGCCAACCAGTCCGAGATGCTCGTCGCTGAGGTGGAGGGCGACATCGACCGCTACGAGGACCTCCTCGACGCGACGATGCGGGACCTCCGCCAGCTCGCCCAGCGGCCCGGCGTGCTCGAGCAGCCGCGCTTTCGCGAGCTCTACCGCTCCGTGATGACGGAGCACGAGCAGTACTACGGCCCCGACACCGACCTCGCGCTCGAGCGCGGCGACATCTTCGCGATCCGCGCCGCCATGTTCGCCGCACTCGACAGCGTCGACGAGCCGCTCCTCGAAGACGTCGAGCTCCCGACCTCGGTGATGGCGACGTTCCCGATGGAGATCAACCGCGCCGTCGAGAGCCACATCCAGTTCCTCCTCCGCAAGACGGGCCACCTCCGCGCCGTCCGCAGCCGGGCCGAGACGTACTTCCCGATGATCGAGCAGATCCTCGCCGAAGAGGGCGTGCCGGACGAGCTGAAGTACCTCGCCGTGATCGAGAGCGCGCTCAACCCCCGCGCCCACAGCTGGGCCGGCGCCTCGGGCATGTGGCAGTTCATCCCGGCGACGGGCCGCCACTCCGGCCTCACCGTCACGCGGGAGTACGACGAGCGGCTGAACCCGGAGAAGGCCACGCGCGCCGCCGCCCGCCACCTCAAAGAGCTCTACGCCATGTTCGGCGACTGGCAGCTCGCCATCTCGGGCTACAACTGCAACCCGGCCAAGATCCGCCGCGAGCTGGCCCGCGCCGAAGCCCGCCTCGGCCGGAAGGCGACGTTCTGGGACATCTACAACAACATCCCGCGCGAGACGCGCGGCTACGTCCCGGCCTTCATCGCGACGGCCCTGATCATGTCGAACCCGGACGCGTTCCACCTCCCGGACGTCGAGGCCGGCCCGCGCTACGAGTTCGACCTCGTCCCCGTCCGCGGCGGCACGACGCTCGCGACCGTCGCCGAGCACGCCGGGACCGACCTCCGCACGCTGCAGGCGCTGAACCCGGCGTACCGCCGCTCCCTCGTCCCGCAGTCCGCCGGCACGCAGATGGTCCGCATCCCCGCCGGCCACTACACCCGCCACGCGAGCCGCGTCGACCGCCTCGCGGGCCGCTCGAACACCACGGCGCCGCGCACCGTCGCCTACCACGGCAGCAACCGCCGCATCATCGCCTTCGCCTCGGCGCAGGACAACGCCCGGCTCAGCGCGTCCGGCCCGTCGGCCCCGATGATCCCCGTCAGCGAGGTGGCCGCGAACGTGCGCGGCGACCGCTCCGCCACGCCGAGCCGCTCTACGGCCTCCACGCGGTCGGCGGCCCCGACGACGCAGCGCATCCGCTACCGCGTCCGGCGCGGCGACACGCTCACCAAAATCGCCCGCCGCTACGACGTCACGCTGAGCCAACTCCGCGACTGGAACAGCATCCGGGGGTCGAAAATCCGCATCGGCCAGCAGCTGACGATCCACCAGCCCCGCAGCACGCGCGGCTAA